The Chloroflexota bacterium genome includes the window GGTGACCACCGGCGGCAAGGGCCTTCTCACCTGGAGCCTCACTTCGCCGGCGGCCAGCTACTACCCAGTGATCGAGCGCACGCTTGTCAAGCACCAGTACGACCCGCTGCTCGCGGCGAGGGACCTCGAGGACTACGGCATGGTGCGACGGGCAAACGGCCTGTATACGCAGGCGGATGGTGAGCCGTTCAGGATAGAAGTCGCGACAGACGGCGGAACCTCAAACGAGCGGCAGAATGCCCTGTTCGTCGATAGCCTTCGCAAGGTCGGGATTGACGCCTACGGCAAGGTAATTCCTGTGGCTCAGCTCCGCGATCAGCAGGCCCGCGCAACGATGCCAGCGCTCAATACCGGCGGCATTGGCGGCCACCCATTTGGCGCGCTCATTTCCTCGGCCATGCCCCGCCCGGAGAACCGCTGGTCGGGCGCCAATCGGGGAGGCTGGACCAGTCCTGAAGTCGACCGACTATGGGACGCCTACTTGGGCACACCCGAGCCCGACGACCGTGTTAAAGACCTCGCGCGGATGGAGCAGATCCTGTCCGAGGACGTGGGGCTCATACCGGGGCTATTCGACATCGTCGCCAACGCGCATGCTGGCAACCTCAAGGGGCCGGTCATGCGCAAAACGCCGGACGCGGGCTCCGGGATCCTGCACGTCGAAACCTGGGAGTGGACGTCCTGAGACACGGATCCCTTCTGGGATCTCGACCCATGACGTCCTAGCCTCGACGCGTCCGCTCCCGGCGGCCAGCATGGCGGCTCTCAACCGCCCATCCCGCCGCGGGCTCCCATCGGCCAACCAGCGCAGGGCCGGATGCTGACTGGTTCAGTCTGATGACTCGGGCGTATCCCAAGCGGAGCACACTCTTGCCGCAGCGATACCCTCAGCGGGCAGAGCTCCGGCCGCCCGCATTGGTCCCGCCGGAGCAAGCGTCGATGACTTCGCGATGGGATCGACATCGCCGCACCCCGCATCGGCGCAATCGGCGCAGGTTGACCAGAATTCAGCTCGGTGGTATACGGGGATGAGCGAGAACGGAGGGAGCGCGAGCGGCATGATCACCAAGGAAACCAACGAACGGCTGACTCAGACCGGACCAGGAACCCCCATGGGCAACCTCTTGCGGCGGTATTGGCACGTGGTGGGCGCACTTCCTGACCTCGAAGCCGATCCCGTGCGCCCGGTTCGCCTTCTTGGCGAGGACCTCATTCTCTTCCGGGATGAAGCCGGTCGGCTGGGCCTGATCGCCGAACGGTGCGCCCACCGAGGCATCTCGCTCGCCCACGGGATTCCGCAGTCCAATGGGCTCCGCTGTGCGTACCACGGGTGGACCTACGATCCCGACGGCCACGTCGTTGACATGCCGTTCGAGCCCGCCTGCCTTCCATTGAGAATCGCCGCCTATCCCGTCGCGGAGCTGGGCGGGCTCGTCTGGGCGTATCTTGGGCCCGAGCCGCGCCCGCTCCTCCCGCGCTACGAAGGGTTCGTTCGCGAGGACCTGGACAAGAACGTCACCATCAAGCTGCTGCCGTGCAACTGGGTCCAGTGCATGGACAACTCGATGGATCCGGTCCACTTCGAGCACCTGCATGGCCATTATGGCAACTACATGAACAGGCGGCTGGGCAAGGAGCCGGCCATGCGCACGCCGCGCCACCTCAAGATCGCATTCGAGGAGTTCGAGTACGGCGTCTACAAGCGGCGCCTCGTCGAAGGGGAAACGGAGGACTGCGACGACTGGACCGTGGGCCACCCGATCCTTTTTCCCAACATCCTCGCACAGCTCCAGGATGCGTACCACAGCTATCAGATCCGCGTGCCCGTCGACGACACGCACACCTTGCACGTGCTGTACCGGGGAACACTGCGCAAGCCGGGAGCCGCCCCGCAGAACGGCCTGATCGTGAAGCACGAGCGGGTCGAGTACGACGACCTCGGGCGCGTCTTCGCGCCCACCGTGATTCAGCAGGACGAGGCCGCCTGGATCGGACAAGGCCCAATCTCGGACCGCACGGTCGAGCATCTCGTCACCTCGGACAAGGGCGTTGCCCTATACCACAACCTGCTTCTCGAGAACATCGAGAAGGTCGAGCGCGGTGAGGACCCGATGGCGGTCGTTCGCGATCCGGCGAAGAACGAGCCGATGATCGAAATCCGCCACGAGCGCGTGGCCCGCGCGGCCTATCGGCCCTGGCTGCGC containing:
- a CDS encoding Rieske 2Fe-2S domain-containing protein is translated as MITKETNERLTQTGPGTPMGNLLRRYWHVVGALPDLEADPVRPVRLLGEDLILFRDEAGRLGLIAERCAHRGISLAHGIPQSNGLRCAYHGWTYDPDGHVVDMPFEPACLPLRIAAYPVAELGGLVWAYLGPEPRPLLPRYEGFVREDLDKNVTIKLLPCNWVQCMDNSMDPVHFEHLHGHYGNYMNRRLGKEPAMRTPRHLKIAFEEFEYGVYKRRLVEGETEDCDDWTVGHPILFPNILAQLQDAYHSYQIRVPVDDTHTLHVLYRGTLRKPGAAPQNGLIVKHERVEYDDLGRVFAPTVIQQDEAAWIGQGPISDRTVEHLVTSDKGVALYHNLLLENIEKVERGEDPMAVVRDPAKNEPMIEIRHERVARAAYRPWLREGFVTAAS